DNA from Hyalangium minutum:
ACGACGGCATCCTGGACGGCAACGACCGCTGCCCGAACGAGCCGGAGACGCAGAACGGCTTCGAGGACGCGGACGGCTGCCCGGACGAGCTGCCTCCGCCTCCGCCGGTGGACACGGACGGCGACGGCCTCACGGATGACAAGGATCGCTGCCCGCAGGCCGCCGAGGACAAGGACGGCTTCCAGGATGAGGACGGCTGCCCGGATCCGGACAACGACAAGGACGGCGTGCTGGACGCGGCGGACAAGTGCCCGACCGAGCCGGAGACCATCAACGGCGTCGCGGACGACGACGGCTGCCCGGACAAGGGCAAGGAGAAGGTCCGCATCGAGGGTGGGAAGATCGTCATCCTCGACAAGGTGTACTTCGCCACGAACAAGGACGTGATCCTCGCCAAGTCGTTCCCGTTGCTGCAGCAGGTGGGCCAGGTGCTGCGCGCCAACCCGGAGATCCTGAAGGTGCGCGTGGAGGGCCACACCGACAGCCAAGGCAAGGACGAGGCCAACATGGATCTGTCGCAGCGCCGAGCCAACAGCGTGCGCAAGCGCCTCATCGAGCAGGAGGGCATTGCGCCCGAGCGGCTCGAGGCGGCGGGCTTCGGCGAGACGCGGCCGGTGGATACCAACGAGACGGCCAAGGGCCGCGAGAACAACCGCCGCGTGGAGTTCATCATCCTCGAGACGGCGGAGACGCCCTGATCAACCCAAGTCCGTAGGCAGGTTCCCAAGGCCCGTCCTGGTGCTTCAGCCAGGGCGGGCCTTCCTGTTCCCGTAGGACTTGGGGGCGATGAAGTGATGACCAGCCAACGTCCCGAAGGGTGGAGCCCGGGCCTCGCGTTGAGCAGTGCACAGCGTCATCCCCTTACAAGCGTCCTGAATTCGCACCCTTACGCACAGGGCCTACGCGCTCCCGGTAGGGAGGACTCTGTCTGACCCAGCGCGTCGCGGAGGTGCCTCCCCTCTGGGCGGCCCTTCGGGGCAAGATACCGGCGAGGCCACGGCGGTCAGCCTCGACCACCTCAGCGCGAAGAGAGGTATCTGATGGCACGCTCCCGGGGAGTCACCATCCTGATGGCTGACGATGACGTGGATGATCGGGATCTCACCCGTGATGCCATGCAGCAGAATCACCTCGATGGCGAGCTGAAGTGGGTCGAGGACGGCGAGGAGCTGCTCGACTACCTGAACCGCCGGGGACGCTTCAGTGATCCGAGTGCCGCGCCGCGCCCCGGGATCATCCTGCTGGATCTGAATATGCCGCGCCTGGATGGCCGCGAGGCCCTGCGCGAGATCAAAGCCCATCCGGAGCTGCGCCGCATTCCCATCATCGTCCTGAGCACCTCCAGCGCGGAGGAGGACGTACAGCGCAGCTACGAGCTGGGAGCCAACTGCTTCATCACCAAGCCCGGCACATTCGACCGGCTGGTCGAAGTCATCCGGGTCCTCGGCGAGCACTGGCTGCAGACAGCCACGCTCCCCCGGACGAGCCCTGCATGAGCTCGGAGGGAGCGCCGGGCCCCCTGCGCATCCTCCTTGTCGAGGACGACCCCGACGACTTCATCTTGGTCCGGGATGCGCTGCGGGAGCTGGGCGACCAACGGCTGGTGCTCGACTGGGTGGAGGATGCGGACGAGGCCATCGCGGCCATGGCCTCGGGACACCATGATGTGTGCCTGCTGGACTACCGGCTCGGCGCCATCACCGGCCTGGAGCTGATGAGGCAGGCGCGAAGGCGAGGGGCCCGGCTGCCCGTCATCCTGCTCACGGGGCAGTCGGACACGGAGGTCGACCGGCAGGCCCAGGAGGCCGGGGCCGCGGACTTCGTGGTGAAGGCGCAGATGACGCCGGTGCTGCTGGAGCGCTCCATCCGCTACTCGGTGCAGCACGCCCGCACGCTGGAGGCGCTCCGCCGCTCCCGGGCGAGCTTCCGCGAGCTCATCGAGCGGCTGCCGGATGGCGTGTGCGTGATTCACGGCACGAGCATCACCTACGTCAACCCAGCGCTGTTCACCCTGCTGGGGTGTGCCTCGCCCAACGAGCTGCTGGGGCTGGAGGTACAGGAGCTGGCGGCGCGCTTCCTCCATGAGGAGGATCGAGAGCAGGTGCTGCGCGAGTTCGAGGCTCCCTTGGAGGGAGGGGGGCAGGAGCCCTTCCGGGAGGTCCGCCTGGTGCGGGCCTCGGGCGAGAGCATCCCAGCGGAGCTGGCGCGGTTCCCCGTGGTGTTCGAGGGCCAGCCCTGCACCATGTACATCGCGAGGGACCTGACCGAGCGCAAGCGGATGCAGTCGCAGTTGGTGCTGAGCGATCGCATGGCCTCGCTGGGCATGGTGGCGGGGATGATCGCCCACGACATCAACAACCCGCTGGCCTACGTGCTGGCCAACCTCCACATCCTGGAGGGAGACGTGCTGCCGCGCTTGAGCGTGACGGCCTCCGAGCGCGAGGAGTTGCAGGCGCTGGTGGCGGATGCGCAGCTCGGCGCGGCGCGGGCACGGGAGATCGTCCAGCAGTTCCGGATCTTCTCGCGAGGGGACAAGGAGCCGCGGCGGCAGATTCTGGAGGTGCACCAGGTCATCGAGTCCGCGCTGCGCATGGCGGGCAATGAGATTCGCTACCGCGCGCGG
Protein-coding regions in this window:
- a CDS encoding response regulator; this encodes MARSRGVTILMADDDVDDRDLTRDAMQQNHLDGELKWVEDGEELLDYLNRRGRFSDPSAAPRPGIILLDLNMPRLDGREALREIKAHPELRRIPIIVLSTSSAEEDVQRSYELGANCFITKPGTFDRLVEVIRVLGEHWLQTATLPRTSPA
- a CDS encoding response regulator, encoding MSSEGAPGPLRILLVEDDPDDFILVRDALRELGDQRLVLDWVEDADEAIAAMASGHHDVCLLDYRLGAITGLELMRQARRRGARLPVILLTGQSDTEVDRQAQEAGAADFVVKAQMTPVLLERSIRYSVQHARTLEALRRSRASFRELIERLPDGVCVIHGTSITYVNPALFTLLGCASPNELLGLEVQELAARFLHEEDREQVLREFEAPLEGGGQEPFREVRLVRASGESIPAELARFPVVFEGQPCTMYIARDLTERKRMQSQLVLSDRMASLGMVAGMIAHDINNPLAYVLANLHILEGDVLPRLSVTASEREELQALVADAQLGAARAREIVQQFRIFSRGDKEPRRQILEVHQVIESALRMAGNEIRYRARLVRDYGDPVRVEAREVELGQVLLNLLVNAAQAIPEGDAERHEIRVVTRQRGEEAVIEVRDTGVGIPADRIERVFEPFFTTKPSGIGTGLGLPICRSIIQSLGGRLELESVVGRGSILRIVLPAVAPPSIVALPQPARELPSSPSRRGRILIVDDEPLVSQAIRRSLQREHEVVVLTSAREAHARLTGGEQFDVILCDIMMPEMSGIDLYEELARVGPALSERMVFLTGGAFTPRAREFLGQIKNPCLEKPFNPRDLQELVRTLLAEDAASRA